One genomic region from Listeria monocytogenes encodes:
- the coaA gene encoding type I pantothenate kinase has product MNDYNHYFHFPREEWRKLEVSKDQILTAEELEEIRGLNDRISLQDISEIYLPLIKLIAIQYHEAIFIHGEKMEYLKKKESRAPFIIALAGSVAVGKSTTARVFKLMLDRWFSKTRQVELVTTDGFLYPNKVLEERGIMDKKGFPESYDRDRFAKFLTDLKANKEDVEIPLYSHFTYDVLDETRVIHNPDIVIIEGINVLQADQHESLFPSDFFDFSVYMDANEADIKKWYLERFFMLRETAFQDESSYFHPYTKISKQEAETFALGVWDTINGVNLKENIEKTKYRADLVLQKGTDHLISDIYLRK; this is encoded by the coding sequence ATGAATGATTACAACCACTACTTTCATTTCCCACGAGAAGAATGGCGCAAGCTGGAAGTGAGTAAGGACCAAATTTTAACTGCAGAGGAACTGGAAGAAATACGTGGTTTAAATGACCGAATTTCTTTACAAGACATCTCTGAAATCTATTTACCACTAATAAAACTAATTGCGATTCAATACCATGAAGCGATTTTTATTCATGGCGAAAAAATGGAATACTTGAAGAAAAAAGAATCGCGTGCACCATTTATTATTGCATTAGCTGGAAGTGTGGCTGTTGGGAAAAGTACGACAGCACGTGTTTTCAAATTAATGCTTGATCGCTGGTTCTCCAAAACTAGACAAGTAGAGCTTGTAACGACAGACGGCTTTCTTTACCCTAACAAAGTTCTAGAAGAGCGCGGTATCATGGACAAAAAAGGCTTCCCTGAAAGCTACGACCGCGACCGTTTTGCCAAGTTTTTAACCGACTTAAAAGCAAATAAAGAAGATGTCGAAATTCCACTTTATTCGCATTTCACTTATGATGTTTTAGACGAAACTCGCGTGATTCATAATCCAGATATCGTTATTATTGAAGGAATCAATGTTCTTCAAGCTGATCAACATGAGAGCCTGTTTCCAAGTGACTTTTTTGATTTCTCGGTTTACATGGATGCCAATGAAGCGGATATTAAGAAATGGTATTTAGAGCGTTTCTTCATGCTTCGCGAAACAGCTTTCCAAGATGAAAGTTCTTATTTCCACCCATATACTAAAATTAGCAAACAAGAAGCAGAAACATTTGCACTCGGGGTTTGGGATACAATCAACGGCGTCAACTTAAAAGAAAACATTGAGAAAACAAAATATCGAGCCGACTTAGTGCTTCAAAAAGGCACAGATCATCTCATTTCAGACATTTATTTACGCAAATAA
- a CDS encoding ABC transporter ATP-binding protein, giving the protein MSEIAIKVSNLDVKIGKKQILTDMTLEIEKGEIFGLIGPSGAGKTTLVKTIIGMEKATNGTTEVLGKVMPNLPVISKIGYMAQSDALYTDLTAKENLDFFASLYSIKGAAKKDRMNYAATLVNLQQDLTKKVNNYSGGMKRRLSLAISVLADPDVLILDEPTVGIDPELRKTIWEELDDLKANGKCILVTTHVMDEAEKCDRLAMIRNGEIIAVGTPQELSSKTSSGKLEDAFLEFGGKH; this is encoded by the coding sequence ATGTCAGAAATAGCGATTAAAGTTTCTAATTTAGATGTGAAAATTGGAAAGAAACAAATCTTAACCGATATGACTCTCGAAATAGAAAAGGGCGAGATATTTGGCTTAATAGGACCATCCGGTGCGGGGAAAACAACGCTCGTTAAAACCATCATTGGGATGGAAAAAGCAACGAATGGCACAACCGAAGTGCTAGGAAAAGTAATGCCTAATTTACCCGTCATTAGTAAAATTGGATATATGGCCCAATCAGACGCACTTTATACTGATTTAACAGCCAAAGAAAACTTGGATTTTTTCGCTTCACTATATTCCATCAAAGGTGCTGCCAAGAAAGATCGAATGAATTATGCAGCTACTCTAGTTAATTTACAACAAGATTTAACCAAAAAGGTAAACAATTATTCAGGAGGAATGAAACGTAGGCTGTCTCTGGCCATTTCTGTACTTGCTGACCCAGATGTCCTAATTCTAGATGAGCCAACAGTCGGCATTGATCCAGAACTAAGAAAAACAATTTGGGAAGAGCTAGATGATCTAAAAGCGAACGGTAAATGCATCCTTGTGACGACACACGTGATGGATGAAGCCGAAAAATGCGATAGACTTGCAATGATAAGAAATGGGGAAATAATCGCTGTAGGGACCCCACAAGAGCTCTCAAGCAAAACGTCATCTGGTAAGCTAGAAGATGCCTTTTTAGAGTTTGGAGGGAAGCACTAA
- a CDS encoding ABC transporter permease, which produces MRILAIVKRIINQFRRDKRTLALMFLAPLLLITLLTYLFEGDSVKPVVGVSGLSDSMVKELKANDLTIKTYSENTDVTAKIKDANLDAFFKQNGEKLEVTYENSEPSLSKEIGLKLQKALMTEQQAQAKNQAKATGEALAKAGIDPNSIPTLTASPEKLTLSTDYVYGDKDTSFFDTISPIFIGFFVFFFVFLIAGISFLRERTTGTLERLMATPIKRIELELGYLIGFGIFALLQSILVAVFSIQVLGMMQNGSLFYVLLITLTLGMVSLALGILLSTFANNEFQIVQFIPIVIVPQVLFCGIFPLDGMADWLVWIAHIMPLYYGANALTSIMVKGEGFASFATDFYILLGFVLVFVILNIFALKKYRKV; this is translated from the coding sequence ATGCGAATACTTGCAATCGTCAAACGCATCATTAACCAATTTCGCCGCGACAAACGTACGCTTGCCCTAATGTTTCTTGCGCCACTGTTACTTATTACGCTACTCACTTATTTATTCGAAGGTGACTCAGTGAAGCCAGTTGTTGGTGTAAGCGGACTTTCTGATTCCATGGTAAAAGAACTGAAAGCAAACGATTTAACCATCAAAACCTATTCAGAAAATACCGATGTAACCGCTAAAATAAAAGATGCCAACCTTGACGCTTTTTTCAAACAAAACGGTGAAAAACTCGAAGTCACCTATGAAAATAGTGAACCAAGCTTGAGTAAAGAAATCGGATTAAAATTACAAAAAGCATTGATGACCGAGCAACAAGCACAAGCAAAGAACCAAGCAAAGGCAACAGGAGAAGCTTTAGCTAAAGCTGGAATTGATCCAAACAGTATTCCAACACTTACCGCCAGTCCGGAGAAACTTACACTCTCAACAGATTACGTATACGGCGATAAAGATACTAGCTTTTTCGACACAATTAGCCCGATTTTCATTGGCTTTTTCGTATTCTTCTTCGTATTTCTGATTGCCGGTATTTCTTTCTTGAGAGAACGAACAACAGGTACGCTTGAACGACTCATGGCAACCCCAATTAAACGTATCGAACTTGAATTAGGGTATTTAATAGGTTTTGGTATTTTTGCGTTACTACAGTCTATCTTAGTCGCAGTTTTCTCCATCCAAGTGCTTGGCATGATGCAAAACGGCTCCTTATTCTATGTATTACTAATTACATTAACACTCGGCATGGTTTCTCTAGCGCTAGGAATTTTACTTTCTACTTTTGCAAATAATGAATTTCAAATCGTTCAATTTATTCCTATCGTTATCGTGCCACAAGTGTTATTTTGTGGGATTTTCCCGCTCGATGGGATGGCAGATTGGCTCGTGTGGATTGCCCACATAATGCCGCTTTACTACGGCGCAAATGCACTAACATCCATCATGGTAAAAGGAGAAGGATTCGCTTCGTTTGCAACTGATTTCTACATTTTACTAGGATTTGTGCTCGTATTTGTTATATTAAATATTTTTGCTTTGAAAAAATACCGCAAAGTTTAA
- a CDS encoding TetR/AcrR family transcriptional regulator encodes MDAEGDIIRQMLDLTEKETKMSEKQRRIVAASIELFAEKGYAGTSTNEIAKKAGVAEGTIFRHYKTKKDLLMAITMPTLIGGVIPFLAQSFVKEVFESEYPDFQSFIREIIVNRFDFAKENGKVIKIYFMELFYHDELRIQFSEIFMTHVKGQFDQMIDYYKERGEIVDMPNSTIMRALITNIVGFMLTRFVVMPDVEWDDAKEIDDTVAYIMRGLGK; translated from the coding sequence GTGGATGCAGAAGGAGACATTATCCGTCAAATGCTTGATTTAACGGAAAAAGAAACAAAAATGAGTGAAAAGCAGCGCCGAATTGTTGCTGCTTCCATCGAACTGTTTGCAGAAAAAGGTTATGCCGGGACTTCAACGAATGAAATTGCTAAAAAAGCAGGAGTCGCAGAAGGAACTATTTTTAGGCACTATAAAACAAAAAAAGATTTATTAATGGCTATCACGATGCCAACGCTCATCGGTGGGGTGATACCATTTTTAGCACAAAGTTTTGTCAAAGAAGTATTTGAAAGTGAGTATCCGGATTTTCAGTCATTTATTCGGGAAATCATCGTTAATCGCTTTGATTTTGCCAAAGAAAATGGTAAGGTCATCAAAATTTACTTTATGGAACTGTTTTATCATGATGAGTTAAGAATACAATTTTCAGAAATTTTTATGACACATGTCAAAGGGCAATTTGATCAAATGATTGATTATTATAAAGAGCGCGGAGAAATAGTTGATATGCCGAATAGCACGATTATGCGCGCCCTTATCACGAATATTGTCGGTTTTATGCTAACAAGGTTTGTCGTTATGCCTGATGTGGAGTGGGATGACGCAAAAGAAATTGACGATACGGTTGCATATATTATGCGAGGTTTAGGCAAATAA
- the ltaS gene encoding lipoteichoic acid synthase LtaS, protein MKDWKIKIQTFLSKNYGFFVLAVILYWLKTYIAYQLEFKLGIENLMQQILLFINPLSGAIFFMGLALFAKGRRSFIWIIVIDFLMSFILYANIVYYRFFSDFITLPNLNAKQMQNMGDMGSSITALLSWHDIIYFADIIILIALLAFRFVKPNKTARIRARKVVGVLTLGIAMFFGNLGLAEIDRPQLLTRTFDRNYIVKYLGMTNYQIYDAVKSTESSTQRALADSSDVTEVLNYTKSKYAAPNPEYFGKAKGKNVIYIHLESFQQFLVNYKLNGEEVTPFINSFFKDQNTLSFTNFFHQTGQGKTADSEMLLENSLYGLPQGSAFTTKGQNTYESASAILGQQGYTSAVFHGNYKSFWNRDEIYKQFGYDNFFDASYYDMNEADVSNYGLKDKPFFKESEEYLSSLQQPFYTKFITLTNHFPYPIDEKDASIAPATTGDSSVDTYFQTARYLDESVKSFVDYLKKSGLYDNSVIIMYGDHYGISDNHEEAMTKILGKDYNTFENAQAQRVPLMIHVPGVQGGVQEQYGGQVDLLPTLLHLLGVDNKEYLQFGTDLLSKDHKQLVPFRNGDYITPTYSMIGGNMYNQQTGEPIATETKEMKETKEKVAKELELSDSVLQGDLLRFYAPDGFKKVDPSKYNYNKKKSTDSSDK, encoded by the coding sequence ATGAAGGATTGGAAAATAAAAATCCAAACGTTTTTAAGCAAGAATTATGGATTTTTTGTTCTAGCCGTCATTCTTTATTGGCTAAAAACGTATATCGCATATCAACTTGAATTTAAACTTGGCATAGAAAATCTGATGCAGCAAATTTTGCTGTTCATTAATCCATTAAGTGGGGCCATTTTCTTTATGGGTCTTGCGCTCTTTGCCAAGGGACGTCGTTCATTCATTTGGATTATCGTCATTGACTTTTTAATGAGTTTTATTCTTTACGCAAATATTGTATATTATAGATTCTTTAGTGATTTCATTACGCTTCCGAATCTAAACGCAAAACAAATGCAAAACATGGGCGACATGGGAAGTAGTATCACAGCGTTACTCAGCTGGCACGATATTATTTACTTCGCGGATATTATCATTTTAATTGCACTACTTGCTTTCCGCTTTGTAAAACCAAACAAAACAGCCCGTATTCGTGCGAGAAAAGTAGTTGGTGTTCTAACGCTTGGTATCGCAATGTTCTTTGGTAATTTGGGACTTGCAGAAATTGATCGTCCACAACTTTTAACAAGAACATTTGATAGAAATTATATTGTTAAATATCTAGGTATGACTAACTACCAAATCTACGACGCAGTGAAAAGTACTGAATCATCTACCCAGCGTGCACTTGCTGATAGTAGTGATGTTACTGAAGTTTTAAACTATACTAAATCCAAATATGCCGCGCCAAACCCGGAATATTTCGGTAAAGCAAAAGGCAAAAACGTCATTTATATTCATTTAGAGAGTTTCCAACAATTCCTAGTGAATTACAAATTAAATGGAGAAGAAGTAACGCCGTTTATTAACTCTTTCTTTAAAGACCAAAATACACTAAGCTTTACAAACTTCTTCCACCAAACTGGACAAGGGAAAACAGCTGACTCCGAAATGTTACTTGAGAACTCGCTTTACGGCCTGCCTCAAGGTTCTGCCTTTACTACTAAAGGGCAAAACACCTATGAATCTGCATCTGCTATTTTAGGCCAACAAGGCTATACAAGTGCTGTATTCCATGGTAACTATAAGAGCTTCTGGAATCGTGATGAAATTTATAAACAATTCGGTTACGACAATTTCTTTGATGCCAGTTACTATGATATGAACGAAGCAGATGTTTCTAACTACGGACTTAAAGATAAACCATTCTTTAAAGAGTCCGAAGAATATCTATCGTCATTACAACAACCGTTCTACACGAAATTTATTACGCTTACGAACCATTTCCCTTATCCAATTGATGAGAAAGATGCTTCGATTGCTCCGGCAACAACAGGCGATTCATCTGTAGATACGTATTTCCAAACAGCTCGTTATTTAGACGAATCTGTGAAGAGCTTTGTTGATTACTTGAAGAAATCTGGTCTTTACGATAACTCTGTCATTATCATGTACGGTGACCATTATGGTATTTCCGACAACCATGAAGAAGCAATGACAAAAATTCTTGGTAAAGATTACAACACTTTTGAAAATGCCCAAGCGCAACGTGTTCCTTTAATGATTCACGTTCCCGGTGTTCAAGGTGGCGTTCAAGAACAATACGGTGGCCAAGTTGACCTACTTCCTACATTACTTCACTTACTTGGTGTTGATAATAAAGAGTACTTGCAATTTGGTACAGATTTACTTTCTAAAGACCATAAACAACTTGTTCCATTCCGAAACGGTGATTATATAACTCCTACCTATTCAATGATTGGTGGTAACATGTATAATCAACAAACTGGGGAACCGATTGCTACGGAAACAAAAGAAATGAAAGAAACCAAAGAAAAAGTAGCAAAAGAATTAGAGCTTTCAGATTCTGTACTACAAGGTGACTTGTTGCGTTTCTATGCTCCTGATGGTTTCAAAAAAGTGGATCCAAGTAAATACAATTACAATAAGAAAAAATCAACTGATTCATCCGATAAATAA
- a CDS encoding DNA-3-methyladenine glycosylase, with the protein MEAMITKEFFESKTTIELARDILGMRLVHQTNEGLLSGLIVETEAYLGATDMAAHSFQNLRTKRTEVMFSSPGTIYMYQMHRQVLLNFITMPKGIPEAILIRAIEPDEQAKQQMTQNRHGKTSYELTNGPGKLTQALGLSMQDYGKTLFDSNIWLEEAKLPHLIEATNRIGVPNKGIATHYPLRFTVKGSPYISGQRKNSIRTDIWK; encoded by the coding sequence ATGGAAGCGATGATTACGAAAGAATTTTTTGAAAGTAAGACGACAATCGAATTAGCGAGAGATATTCTGGGTATGCGTCTCGTACATCAAACGAATGAGGGACTTCTATCTGGACTAATAGTGGAAACAGAAGCGTACCTCGGGGCTACAGACATGGCGGCACATAGTTTTCAAAATTTACGAACGAAACGAACAGAAGTAATGTTTTCATCCCCAGGAACAATCTATATGTACCAAATGCATCGCCAAGTGTTGCTTAATTTTATAACCATGCCAAAAGGAATTCCAGAAGCCATTCTAATACGAGCCATCGAACCTGACGAACAAGCCAAACAACAAATGACACAAAATCGTCACGGGAAAACTAGTTATGAACTTACCAATGGCCCCGGAAAATTAACGCAAGCTTTAGGATTAAGTATGCAAGATTACGGGAAAACTCTTTTTGATAGTAACATTTGGTTAGAAGAGGCAAAATTGCCGCATTTAATAGAAGCAACTAATCGAATAGGAGTACCTAATAAAGGAATTGCAACCCATTATCCTCTTAGGTTTACTGTGAAGGGAAGCCCATATATTTCTGGGCAACGAAAAAATAGCATTCGGACTGATATTTGGAAATAA
- a CDS encoding class A sortase translates to MLKKTIAIIILIIGLLLIFSPFIKNGIVKYMSGHETIEQYKASDIKKNNEKDATFDFESVQLPSMTSVIKGAANYDKDAVVGSIAVPSVDVNLLVFKGTNTANLLAGATTMRSDQVMGKGNYPLAGHHMRDESMLFGPIMKVKKGDKIYLTDLENLYEYTVTETKTIDETEVSVIDNTKDARITLITCDKPTETTKRFVAVGELEKTEKLTKELENKYFPSK, encoded by the coding sequence ATGTTAAAGAAAACAATTGCAATAATAATTTTAATCATCGGGCTACTATTAATTTTTTCCCCATTCATCAAAAACGGCATTGTGAAATACATGAGTGGTCATGAAACAATCGAGCAATATAAAGCATCAGATATAAAGAAAAATAATGAAAAAGACGCTACATTTGATTTTGAAAGTGTTCAGCTACCTTCTATGACATCTGTTATTAAAGGAGCGGCAAATTACGACAAAGATGCAGTCGTTGGTTCTATCGCAGTTCCATCTGTAGACGTTAACCTATTAGTTTTCAAGGGAACAAATACAGCTAATTTGCTAGCTGGAGCAACAACTATGCGTTCTGATCAAGTAATGGGTAAAGGTAATTATCCGCTAGCAGGTCACCATATGCGTGATGAGTCTATGTTGTTTGGCCCAATAATGAAAGTGAAAAAAGGCGACAAGATTTATCTAACGGATCTTGAAAATTTATACGAATATACAGTTACTGAAACAAAAACAATTGATGAAACAGAAGTAAGCGTTATTGATAATACGAAAGATGCTAGAATAACGCTGATTACTTGTGATAAACCAACTGAAACAACGAAACGTTTTGTCGCAGTTGGTGAGCTAGAAAAAACGGAAAAGCTAACAAAAGAATTAGAGAATAAATATTTCCCTAGTAAATAA
- a CDS encoding MBL fold metallo-hydrolase — MKLTVFGHWGGYPVANEGTSSYLLEEAGFKLLIDVGASAVSIMQNYIDPDDIDAAIISHYHPDHVADVGILQHIRLLSQKKEKPPVLPIYGHKEDERGYSYLEMANVTKAIEYKPDDRLEIGPFKVTFLKTIHPVPCYAMRIEAGDKVFVYTADSAYQDSFIPFSEGADLLVTDTNFFHDLAGKTKVHMASTEVAKIAREANVKSLLLSHLPEVGDLEVLKQEAAAIYTGEIALASKGFTKTF, encoded by the coding sequence ATGAAACTAACCGTTTTTGGACATTGGGGTGGCTACCCGGTAGCAAATGAAGGCACATCTAGTTATTTGCTGGAAGAAGCTGGATTTAAGCTGTTAATTGATGTTGGTGCAAGTGCTGTTTCTATTATGCAAAACTATATTGATCCTGATGATATTGATGCGGCAATAATTTCTCATTACCATCCAGATCATGTAGCAGACGTAGGAATTTTGCAGCACATTCGATTGCTCTCCCAAAAAAAAGAAAAACCGCCAGTCTTGCCGATATATGGACATAAAGAAGATGAACGCGGTTATTCTTATTTAGAAATGGCAAATGTAACAAAAGCAATCGAATATAAACCAGATGATAGACTTGAAATCGGACCGTTTAAAGTAACTTTCTTAAAGACGATTCATCCAGTACCTTGCTATGCTATGAGAATAGAAGCAGGCGACAAAGTTTTCGTATACACCGCAGATAGTGCTTATCAAGATAGTTTTATCCCTTTTTCAGAGGGAGCAGATTTATTAGTAACAGACACCAACTTTTTCCATGACTTAGCCGGAAAAACAAAAGTGCATATGGCTAGCACGGAAGTCGCAAAAATTGCCAGAGAAGCCAATGTGAAATCATTACTCCTCAGTCATTTACCAGAAGTTGGCGATTTAGAAGTTTTAAAACAAGAAGCAGCGGCTATTTACACCGGAGAAATTGCACTCGCATCAAAAGGATTCACGAAAACATTTTAA
- the lplA1 gene encoding lipoate protein ligase LplA1 — translation MYFIDNNNEKDPRINLAVEEFILTELNLDEPVLLFYINKPSIIIGRNQNTVEEIDTEYVEKNDVIVVRRLSGGGAVYHDEGNLNFSFITEDDGESFHNFAKFTQPIVEALKRLGVNAELKGRNDLLIDGFKVSGNAQFATKGKMFSHGTLMYDLNLDNVAASLKPRKDKIESKGIKSVRSRVANISDFMDQEMTTEEFRDLLLLYIFGVEKVEDVKEYKLTAADWEKIHEISAKRYGNWDWNYGKSPKFDLTRTKRFPVGAVDVRLNVQKGVITDIKIFGDFFGVKNVADIEEKLVNTTYKREVLAEALVDIDVKEYFGNITKDEFLDLLY, via the coding sequence ATGTATTTTATAGATAATAATAATGAGAAAGATCCACGTATTAATTTAGCGGTGGAGGAATTTATTTTAACAGAATTAAATCTAGATGAGCCTGTGCTTTTATTTTATATTAATAAGCCATCGATTATCATTGGACGCAATCAAAATACGGTAGAAGAAATTGATACAGAGTATGTGGAGAAAAATGATGTCATCGTTGTGCGCAGACTTTCTGGTGGCGGCGCGGTTTATCACGATGAAGGAAACTTAAATTTCAGTTTTATCACGGAAGATGATGGAGAGTCTTTCCATAATTTTGCGAAATTCACACAACCGATTGTGGAAGCTCTGAAACGTTTAGGCGTCAATGCGGAACTAAAAGGGCGTAATGATTTATTGATTGATGGCTTCAAAGTTTCCGGTAATGCGCAATTTGCAACAAAAGGAAAAATGTTCTCGCATGGTACATTAATGTATGATTTGAACTTAGATAACGTTGCTGCATCGCTAAAACCACGTAAAGATAAAATCGAATCAAAAGGAATTAAGTCTGTTCGTAGTCGAGTAGCGAATATTTCTGATTTCATGGACCAAGAAATGACAACCGAGGAGTTTCGAGATTTACTCTTACTTTATATTTTTGGCGTGGAAAAAGTAGAAGACGTGAAAGAATACAAACTAACTGCCGCAGATTGGGAAAAAATCCACGAAATCTCTGCTAAACGTTATGGTAACTGGGACTGGAATTATGGGAAATCGCCAAAATTTGACTTAACACGTACAAAACGTTTCCCAGTTGGTGCAGTAGACGTTCGCTTGAATGTCCAAAAAGGTGTGATTACAGATATCAAGATTTTTGGTGACTTCTTCGGCGTTAAAAATGTGGCAGATATCGAGGAGAAATTAGTTAATACTACTTATAAACGTGAAGTTTTGGCTGAGGCTTTAGTAGATATAGACGTAAAAGAATACTTTGGTAATATTACTAAAGATGAATTTTTAGATTTACTTTATTAA
- a CDS encoding TVP38/TMEM64 family protein: protein MTFWQDMMNFFSYDNLMYWLSEYRNLGPLLAFLLPFIEAFLPFLPFIVFVVVNVNAYGLLIGFLISVIAAIAGSLCVFLLARKFGQTRFLRFISGHKQIKRVMEWIDRHGFSPIFILLVMPFTPSSAVNIVAGLSKIKVYQFILALVGGKLIKVFAISYIGYDFVDLIHQPLKLAILAVSVVILWFVGKRLEHWMSGKNLK from the coding sequence ATGACATTTTGGCAGGATATGATGAATTTCTTTTCTTATGATAATTTAATGTACTGGCTAAGTGAGTACCGAAATCTAGGTCCACTTTTAGCTTTTCTCTTACCTTTTATTGAAGCGTTTTTACCATTTTTACCATTTATAGTTTTCGTTGTAGTGAACGTAAATGCATATGGACTACTCATTGGCTTTTTAATCTCTGTTATTGCAGCCATTGCTGGTAGTTTATGCGTATTTTTGTTAGCACGAAAATTTGGGCAGACTCGTTTTTTACGCTTTATTTCAGGTCATAAACAAATTAAACGAGTAATGGAATGGATTGATAGACATGGTTTTAGTCCGATTTTTATTTTACTTGTAATGCCTTTTACTCCATCTTCTGCCGTAAATATCGTTGCAGGTCTCTCTAAAATTAAAGTGTATCAATTTATATTAGCGCTTGTAGGTGGGAAATTAATAAAAGTATTCGCTATTAGCTATATTGGCTATGATTTCGTAGACTTGATTCACCAACCGCTTAAACTGGCTATATTAGCTGTTTCTGTCGTTATTTTATGGTTTGTTGGAAAACGATTAGAACACTGGATGTCAGGAAAAAATCTCAAATAA
- a CDS encoding glycosyltransferase family 2 protein, whose translation MENSIEYSCIVPVFNEEEVLLKTYKRLTEVMQTLDGPYEIIFVNDGSRDLTKSMLQKLSAEDSCVKAIHFSRNFGHQIAITAGANYAHGKAVIVIDADLQDPPELIIEMVEKWKEGYQVVYAQRLKRKGETFFKKQSASLFYRILTKLTDINIPVDTGDFRLMDAQVCRELAGLHEKNPFVRGQVSWLGFKQTALHYERDERAAGETKYPLKKMIKLSIDGITSFSYRPLKLASYLGVLTAFIGFIYLIIVLFQRFFTDTTLTGWTSIIILQLVFGGTILFILGLIGEYIGRIYDEVKDRPLYIIEEENGFSDQK comes from the coding sequence ATGGAAAATAGTATTGAATACTCCTGTATAGTCCCTGTTTTTAATGAAGAAGAAGTTCTACTAAAAACATATAAACGGCTTACAGAAGTCATGCAAACACTTGACGGTCCCTACGAAATTATTTTTGTAAATGATGGTAGTCGAGATCTCACGAAGAGTATGTTGCAAAAGTTAAGCGCAGAAGATAGTTGTGTAAAAGCAATCCATTTTTCGAGGAATTTTGGGCATCAGATTGCTATTACTGCCGGTGCCAATTATGCTCACGGTAAAGCTGTTATTGTAATTGATGCAGATTTACAAGATCCTCCTGAATTAATTATTGAAATGGTTGAGAAATGGAAAGAAGGCTATCAAGTTGTATATGCACAGCGCCTCAAACGAAAAGGCGAGACTTTCTTTAAAAAACAAAGCGCTTCTCTTTTTTATCGTATTTTAACTAAATTAACAGATATCAATATTCCAGTTGATACAGGGGATTTCCGGCTTATGGATGCGCAAGTTTGTCGCGAACTCGCTGGCTTACATGAGAAAAACCCCTTTGTTCGTGGCCAAGTAAGTTGGCTTGGCTTTAAACAAACAGCCCTTCATTATGAACGAGATGAACGCGCGGCTGGAGAAACAAAATATCCACTCAAAAAAATGATTAAATTATCTATAGATGGTATCACCTCTTTTTCTTATCGGCCCTTAAAACTTGCAAGCTATCTTGGCGTTTTAACAGCATTTATTGGCTTTATTTACTTAATTATAGTGCTCTTCCAACGATTCTTTACTGATACAACATTAACGGGCTGGACTTCTATTATTATTTTACAACTTGTTTTTGGAGGGACAATTCTTTTCATTCTGGGATTAATTGGTGAATACATTGGTCGAATTTATGATGAAGTAAAAGATCGTCCGCTTTATATTATAGAAGAAGAAAATGGTTTTTCTGACCAAAAATAA